Proteins from one Oscillatoria nigro-viridis PCC 7112 genomic window:
- a CDS encoding Uma2 family endonuclease encodes MIATTSSLAEQRTLLENISWQTFETLLKEIGDKRGYRIAYDEGRLEIMAPLFEHENYKSNFGNFILALAEELDIEIKSAGSTTLKLKNAKKGIEPDNCYYIQNEAAVRGRQELDLETAPPPDLAIEIDITSSSVDKLAIYSALRVPELWLYNGRVLKFYQLVETEYIERDLSIAFPFVSVAEMAGFFSRTQTIGEIALLKSFRTWVKEKI; translated from the coding sequence ATGATTGCTACTACTTCCAGTTTAGCCGAACAGAGAACACTGCTAGAAAACATTAGCTGGCAGACCTTTGAAACGTTGCTCAAAGAAATAGGCGATAAGCGAGGTTATCGCATAGCTTACGATGAAGGGAGACTGGAAATTATGGCGCCACTATTTGAACATGAGAACTACAAGAGCAATTTCGGTAATTTCATCCTTGCTTTAGCAGAAGAACTCGACATTGAAATTAAAAGTGCTGGCTCAACTACTCTCAAACTCAAAAATGCCAAAAAAGGCATAGAACCAGATAACTGTTATTATATCCAAAATGAAGCAGCAGTTAGAGGCAGGCAAGAACTAGATTTAGAAACTGCCCCACCGCCCGACTTAGCAATTGAAATAGATATTACCAGCAGTTCAGTTGATAAGTTGGCCATTTACTCCGCACTTCGCGTCCCGGAACTCTGGCTATATAACGGGCGAGTTTTGAAATTTTATCAGTTGGTAGAAACTGAATATATTGAGCGCGACTTGAGTATTGCTTTTCCCTTTGTATCGGTAGCAGAAATGGCTGGGTTTTTCAGTCGCACTCAAACGATAGGAGAAATTGCTTTGCTAAAATCCTTTAGAACTTGGGTGAAGGAGAAAATATAG
- a CDS encoding class I SAM-dependent methyltransferase, producing MKPSEQESVPSSFFDETYRGSPDPWRYTSSFYETSKFRTTIRALPKVQFKNGFEIGCAIGVLTQKLAKKCDRLLSVDYSEVGLEEARKRCSNLPQVRFEQMEIPRQFPTEKFDLILFSEVGYYFTVEDLQKTKEKIIDQLLPGGYLLMVHFRIPVESFILNGDIVHDAFIQDSTQSLKHLGDPRKKMVMVDLVGHHKRYRMDLFQRL from the coding sequence ATGAAGCCTTCAGAGCAGGAATCAGTACCCTCCAGTTTTTTTGACGAAACCTACCGTGGGAGTCCCGATCCTTGGAGATATACGTCCAGCTTTTATGAAACCAGTAAATTCCGAACAACTATTAGAGCTTTGCCAAAAGTCCAATTCAAAAATGGTTTTGAAATCGGATGTGCTATCGGTGTACTGACCCAGAAACTAGCCAAAAAGTGCGATCGACTGCTTTCAGTAGATTATTCAGAGGTAGGATTAGAGGAAGCTCGGAAACGCTGCAGTAACCTGCCACAGGTGCGGTTTGAGCAGATGGAAATACCCCGGCAGTTCCCAACTGAGAAGTTCGATTTAATTTTATTCTCAGAAGTAGGGTATTATTTCACTGTGGAAGACCTCCAGAAAACGAAGGAAAAAATAATTGACCAATTACTTCCCGGCGGTTATCTGTTAATGGTTCATTTTCGGATTCCTGTAGAAAGTTTTATCCTGAACGGTGACATCGTTCACGATGCTTTTATCCAAGACTCTACACAGTCTTTGAAACATTTGGGCGACCCGCGCAAAAAAATGGTGATGGTAGATTTAGTAGGTCATCACAAACGCTATCGAATGGATTTATTTCAGCGGTTGTAA
- a CDS encoding cysteine desulfurase codes for MTLIQEKTLASKVRGDFPILNEKVNGKPLIYLDNAATSQKPLAVLNAWRDYYEKYNANVHRGAHTLSAKATDAYEGARDKVAAFVNAASRQEIVYTRNATEAINLVAYSWGLSNLQAGDEIILSVMEHHSNLVPWQMIAQRTGAVLKFVELTETNEFDVEQFKTLISPKTKLVSTVHVSNTLGCISPVKEICKIAHSFGAKVLIDACQSVPHMIVDVQAIDCDWLVASGHKMCAPTGIGFLYGKLDLLREMPPFFGGGEMIADVFLDYSTYADLPHKFEAGTPAIGEAIALGAAIDYLGNIGMDKIHAYEAELTAYMFQQLRQIPEIKIYGPQPDSNGEGRAALAAFTAGEIHPQDLSTMLDQEGVAIRSGHHCTQALHRYLNVSSTARASLYFYNTREEIDVFVKALKETIDFFGSILG; via the coding sequence ATGACACTTATTCAAGAAAAAACACTTGCATCAAAAGTTCGCGGCGACTTCCCAATTTTGAATGAAAAAGTAAATGGCAAACCGCTAATTTATCTAGACAATGCAGCTACTTCTCAAAAACCCCTAGCTGTGCTCAACGCTTGGCGCGATTACTACGAGAAATATAATGCAAACGTCCACCGCGGCGCTCACACTCTCAGCGCCAAAGCGACTGATGCTTACGAAGGTGCGAGAGACAAAGTTGCGGCATTTGTAAATGCCGCGTCGCGACAAGAAATTGTTTACACTCGCAACGCCACCGAAGCGATTAATTTGGTTGCTTATTCTTGGGGTTTGAGCAATCTGCAAGCCGGAGATGAAATTATCCTGTCTGTGATGGAACACCACAGCAATCTCGTGCCGTGGCAAATGATTGCTCAAAGAACCGGTGCGGTGCTGAAATTTGTCGAGTTAACGGAAACTAACGAGTTTGATGTAGAACAGTTTAAAACCCTGATTTCCCCTAAAACTAAATTGGTATCAACCGTTCACGTTTCTAATACTTTGGGCTGCATTAGTCCTGTAAAAGAAATCTGTAAAATTGCCCACAGTTTCGGCGCAAAAGTTTTAATAGATGCTTGCCAAAGCGTGCCGCACATGATAGTAGACGTGCAAGCAATAGATTGCGATTGGCTGGTTGCTTCCGGTCACAAAATGTGCGCTCCGACTGGCATCGGTTTTCTGTACGGTAAACTGGACTTGCTGAGAGAAATGCCTCCGTTTTTCGGCGGCGGCGAGATGATTGCTGACGTGTTTCTCGATTATTCCACCTATGCCGATTTGCCGCACAAATTTGAGGCCGGCACGCCTGCAATCGGCGAGGCGATCGCCCTCGGTGCAGCAATCGATTATCTTGGTAACATTGGCATGGATAAGATTCACGCTTACGAAGCAGAATTGACTGCTTATATGTTCCAACAATTGCGGCAAATTCCAGAGATTAAAATCTACGGGCCGCAACCAGACAGCAACGGCGAAGGTAGGGCAGCGTTGGCGGCATTTACTGCCGGAGAAATTCACCCTCAAGACTTGTCTACCATGTTAGACCAGGAGGGAGTCGCGATTCGTTCCGGGCATCACTGCACGCAAGCTTTGCACCGCTATTTGAACGTTTCATCTACGGCGCGGGCGAGTTTGTATTTTTACAATACTCGCGAGGAGATTGATGTGTTTGTGAAAGCGTTGAAAGAGACGATCGACTTTTTTGGGAGTATTCTGGGGTAA
- the sufD gene encoding Fe-S cluster assembly protein SufD, with amino-acid sequence MINTQVATREMFLAGLVNQCEKLGAAHLKSSVYGLDDLRDIAAQYVLSSHFPTVKDEEWRFTDLSPLLQIPLHLPESNQPEIKLSDITMPVKDRADLPLRLVFVNGFYAPHLSTVNLPNLPLDFYAGNLSNVPEKYQGRISDVLSKHRQQTEVFTALNTAGLTDSAVVFVPANMSIDLPIHLLFLTAPGASPTMSQPHCSVIAEPGSNVTLVEDYATIGNVAAFTNAVTDVLVGENATVNHVRLQREAGEVVHIGKSAIEQSRNSRYTCHAISLGGKISRHNLEVFQRGEATKTTLNGLSVAFGEQLSDTHSVIDFNHPHGTSRQLHKCIVGNKARAVFNGKVFVRKAAQLTDAGQLSRNLLLSPRARVDTKPQLEIVADNVKCSHGATVSQLEDDELFYLQSRGLDLERSRYLLIDAFAAEMLNQLPIIGVAKMLSTCVAIQA; translated from the coding sequence ATGATCAATACGCAAGTTGCTACTAGAGAAATGTTTTTGGCTGGTTTGGTGAATCAGTGCGAAAAGTTGGGCGCTGCTCATCTCAAAAGTTCTGTTTACGGGTTGGATGATTTGCGCGACATTGCGGCTCAATACGTGCTTTCTTCTCATTTTCCGACTGTGAAGGATGAAGAATGGCGTTTTACTGATTTGTCGCCGCTGTTGCAAATTCCGTTGCATTTACCGGAAAGCAATCAGCCAGAAATTAAGCTGTCTGATATTACGATGCCGGTGAAAGATCGGGCAGATTTACCATTAAGATTGGTCTTTGTCAATGGTTTTTATGCGCCGCATTTATCAACGGTGAATTTGCCGAATTTGCCGCTAGACTTTTACGCAGGTAATCTATCCAATGTACCCGAAAAATATCAAGGGCGCATCAGCGATGTTTTGAGCAAGCACAGACAGCAAACTGAGGTGTTTACGGCGCTGAATACTGCGGGTTTAACCGATTCTGCGGTGGTGTTCGTGCCGGCCAATATGTCGATCGACCTTCCGATTCACTTGCTGTTCCTGACAGCGCCCGGTGCATCTCCCACGATGTCCCAGCCGCACTGCTCAGTCATAGCTGAGCCTGGAAGCAATGTGACGCTGGTTGAGGATTATGCAACTATCGGGAATGTCGCTGCATTTACGAATGCTGTAACGGATGTTCTTGTCGGCGAAAACGCCACTGTGAATCACGTTCGGCTGCAGCGGGAAGCTGGGGAGGTTGTTCATATCGGCAAAAGTGCGATCGAGCAATCTCGCAATAGCCGTTATACTTGCCATGCTATCAGCTTGGGAGGCAAAATATCGCGACACAATTTAGAAGTATTTCAGCGCGGCGAAGCCACTAAAACAACTTTAAACGGCTTAAGCGTAGCCTTTGGCGAACAGTTATCTGACACTCACAGTGTAATCGATTTCAATCACCCCCACGGTACAAGTCGCCAATTGCACAAGTGCATTGTTGGCAACAAAGCTCGCGCTGTATTTAACGGCAAAGTTTTCGTTCGCAAAGCCGCACAATTGACAGACGCCGGACAATTGAGCCGGAATTTGTTGCTGTCGCCGAGAGCTCGCGTAGACACTAAACCGCAGTTGGAAATTGTCGCCGACAACGTTAAATGTTCCCACGGTGCAACTGTCAGTCAATTAGAAGATGATGAACTTTTCTACTTGCAAAGTCGCGGTTTGGATTTAGAAAGAAGTCGCTATTTACTAATCGATGCTTTTGCGGCGGAAATGCTCAATCAATTACCGATTATTGGGGTAGCTAAAATGCTTTCTACCTGCGTCGCTATCCAAGCATAA
- the sufC gene encoding Fe-S cluster assembly ATPase SufC — protein MIVENSQVVLSVRDLTADVEDTQILKGLNLEIKSGEIHAIMGPNGSGKSTLSKILAGHPAYKVTGGEVTFLGQNLLELAPEERSLAGVFLAFQYPLEIPGVSNLDFLRVAYNSHLKHRGLEELDAFDFQDLIEEKLDIVKMNNSFLDRSVNEGFSGGEKKRNEILQMALLEPKLAILDETDSGLDIDALKIVAGGVNQLSNAENSMLVITHYQRLLNYIIPDFIHVMEAGRIILTGPKELALELEERGYDWVVEEEAAGVGAR, from the coding sequence ATGATTGTAGAAAATAGTCAAGTGGTGCTATCCGTCCGCGATTTAACTGCGGATGTCGAAGATACCCAAATCCTGAAGGGTTTGAATCTGGAAATAAAATCGGGTGAAATTCACGCGATTATGGGCCCGAACGGTTCGGGGAAAAGCACTTTATCGAAGATATTAGCGGGTCATCCTGCTTATAAGGTAACGGGCGGAGAAGTTACTTTTCTCGGTCAAAATTTGCTGGAATTAGCGCCGGAAGAACGCTCTTTAGCTGGGGTGTTCCTAGCTTTCCAATATCCTTTAGAAATTCCCGGCGTTAGCAATCTGGATTTCTTGCGCGTGGCTTACAATTCTCACCTAAAACATCGCGGCTTGGAAGAATTGGATGCTTTTGATTTCCAAGATTTAATCGAGGAAAAGCTGGATATTGTCAAGATGAATAATTCTTTTTTAGACCGCAGCGTTAATGAGGGTTTTTCCGGTGGCGAGAAAAAGCGGAATGAGATTTTGCAAATGGCGCTGTTAGAACCGAAGTTAGCTATTTTGGACGAGACTGATTCTGGTTTGGATATCGATGCTCTCAAGATTGTCGCCGGCGGTGTGAATCAGTTGTCAAATGCTGAAAATTCGATGTTGGTGATTACTCACTATCAGCGGTTGCTGAATTACATTATTCCTGATTTTATTCACGTCATGGAAGCCGGCCGAATTATCTTGACTGGCCCGAAAGAGTTGGCGCTGGAATTGGAAGAGCGCGGTTATGACTGGGTTGTGGAAGAGGAAGCAGCAGGAGTAGGCGCGCGATGA
- the sufB gene encoding Fe-S cluster assembly protein SufB yields the protein MSSTTVKTLVNQPYKYGFVTDIESDTIPRGLSEDVVRLISAKKNEPEFMLQFRLKAYRKWLTMTEPTWPHVNYPAIDYQQIIYYSAPKQKPKKLNSLDEVDPTLLETFEKLGIPLSEQKRLGNVAVDAVFDSVSIATTFREKLAKDGVIFCSISEAVKDYPELIEKYLGSVVPVGDNFFAALNSAVFSDGSFVYIPKGVKCPMELSTYFRINNGDSGQFERTLIVAEENSSVSYLEGCTAPMFDTNQLHAAVVELVTMDNADIKYSTVQNWYAGDANGKGGIYNFVTKRGLCQGVNSKISWTQVETGSAITWKYPSCVLVGDNSVGEFYSVALTNNKQQADTGTKMIHIGKNTRSTIISKGISAGNSSNSYRGLVKMGPNAKGSRNYSQCDSMLIGDNAQANTFPYIQVQNHTAKVEHEASTSKIGEEQLFFFAQRGISAENAISMMISGFCKDVFNQLPMEFAAEADKLLSLKLEGSVG from the coding sequence ATGAGTTCTACCACAGTCAAAACCTTAGTCAACCAACCCTACAAATACGGTTTCGTCACCGACATCGAGTCAGACACCATCCCCCGCGGCTTGAGCGAAGATGTAGTCCGCCTGATTTCCGCCAAGAAAAACGAACCGGAATTCATGCTGCAATTCCGCCTCAAAGCATACCGCAAGTGGCTGACAATGACCGAGCCTACCTGGCCCCACGTCAACTATCCCGCGATCGACTACCAACAAATTATCTACTATTCCGCCCCCAAACAAAAGCCCAAAAAGCTCAACAGTTTAGACGAAGTAGACCCGACACTGCTAGAAACCTTCGAGAAACTCGGCATTCCCCTATCCGAACAAAAGCGGCTGGGAAATGTTGCCGTCGATGCCGTTTTCGACAGCGTTTCAATTGCCACAACATTTAGAGAAAAGTTAGCCAAAGATGGTGTAATTTTCTGTTCCATCTCAGAAGCCGTCAAAGATTATCCCGAACTAATAGAAAAATATCTCGGCAGCGTCGTACCAGTCGGCGATAACTTTTTCGCAGCCCTCAACTCCGCCGTATTCAGCGACGGTTCCTTTGTTTACATTCCCAAAGGCGTCAAATGCCCGATGGAACTGTCCACCTATTTCCGCATCAACAACGGAGATTCCGGCCAGTTCGAGCGCACCCTAATTGTTGCAGAAGAAAACAGTTCTGTGTCTTACCTAGAAGGCTGCACCGCGCCGATGTTTGACACCAATCAACTGCACGCCGCCGTCGTGGAATTGGTAACAATGGACAATGCCGATATCAAATACTCCACAGTGCAAAACTGGTACGCCGGCGACGCCAATGGCAAAGGCGGCATTTACAACTTTGTGACTAAGCGCGGTTTGTGTCAAGGAGTCAATTCAAAGATTTCTTGGACACAAGTAGAAACCGGTTCCGCGATTACTTGGAAATATCCCAGTTGCGTGTTAGTCGGCGACAACTCGGTGGGCGAATTCTACTCAGTAGCGCTGACAAATAACAAGCAGCAAGCTGACACCGGCACCAAGATGATCCACATTGGTAAAAATACTCGCAGCACGATTATTTCTAAGGGAATTTCTGCGGGAAATTCTTCCAACAGCTATCGGGGTTTGGTGAAAATGGGACCGAATGCTAAAGGCTCTCGCAATTACTCTCAGTGCGATTCCATGTTGATTGGCGACAACGCTCAAGCGAATACTTTCCCTTACATTCAAGTGCAGAACCACACTGCTAAAGTGGAACACGAAGCCTCTACTTCTAAGATTGGGGAAGAGCAATTATTCTTCTTCGCACAGCGGGGAATTTCCGCAGAAAATGCTATTTCGATGATGATTAGCGGTTTCTGTAAAGATGTTTTCAATCAGTTGCCGATGGAATTTGCTGCAGAAGCTGATAAGCTGTTGAGTCTGAAGCTGGAAGGAAGTGTCGGATAA
- the sufR gene encoding iron-sulfur cluster biosynthesis transcriptional regulator SufR produces MMETTQQTSTKQDILQYLLKGGQGTALELAESLDISPQAIRRHLKDLEAEGLIQYQSVQAGMGRPQHIYELTSLGRDRFPNRYGDFAVSFLDTLAETVGREQVITILRKQWQRKATEYRRLVGAGSLQERVTKLVELRRAEGYMAECYPVESVEVGMCDRAGLGDRFVLMEHNCAISNVAETFPSVCGNELEMFAGVLPDCTVERTHWIINGEHRCGYLIARRKEEVRQRIL; encoded by the coding sequence ATGATGGAGACTACTCAGCAGACTTCGACGAAACAAGACATCCTGCAATATTTGCTCAAGGGGGGGCAGGGGACGGCTCTTGAGTTGGCGGAGTCTTTGGATATCAGCCCGCAGGCGATTCGCCGTCACTTGAAGGATTTGGAAGCGGAGGGGCTGATTCAGTATCAGTCGGTTCAGGCTGGTATGGGGCGGCCGCAGCACATTTATGAGCTTACCAGTCTGGGGCGCGATCGATTCCCGAACCGTTACGGTGATTTTGCAGTCTCTTTCCTGGATACTTTGGCAGAAACTGTCGGCCGCGAGCAAGTGATTACTATCCTGCGAAAACAGTGGCAGCGCAAGGCGACGGAGTATCGGCGGCTGGTGGGTGCGGGTTCGCTGCAAGAGCGGGTGACTAAGTTGGTGGAACTCCGCAGGGCTGAAGGTTATATGGCTGAGTGTTATCCTGTAGAATCTGTAGAGGTGGGGATGTGCGATCGCGCTGGTTTGGGCGATCGATTTGTGTTGATGGAACACAACTGCGCGATTTCTAATGTTGCTGAAACTTTTCCGAGTGTGTGTGGCAATGAGTTGGAAATGTTTGCGGGGGTGTTGCCGGACTGTACTGTGGAGCGGACTCACTGGATTATTAACGGGGAACACCGCTGCGGTTATTTGATTGCCAGAAGGAAGGAAGAAGTTCGGCAACGGATTTTGTAA
- a CDS encoding type II toxin-antitoxin system VapC family toxin yields the protein MSETLYIETSILGYLTARSTKNLILAANMEVTKDWWEYRRSAFTLYVSQAVLNEVAQGDAEIAVQRMELLGGVPLLELNQAVRDLASQFLTRSNLPPKAHIDAIHIAVATVHGLDYLLTWNCKHIANAQIQGKLAEISFDFGYELPILCTPYELLGN from the coding sequence ATGAGTGAAACCCTCTACATTGAAACCAGCATCTTGGGCTACCTAACAGCTCGATCGACCAAAAACCTAATCCTGGCTGCCAATATGGAGGTAACAAAAGATTGGTGGGAGTATCGCCGCAGTGCTTTCACGCTGTATGTCTCACAGGCTGTCCTAAACGAGGTAGCACAAGGAGACGCAGAGATTGCGGTTCAACGTATGGAACTCCTTGGCGGTGTTCCATTGCTAGAATTAAATCAAGCTGTCCGAGACTTAGCCTCGCAATTTCTTACACGCAGCAATCTTCCCCCTAAAGCACATATCGATGCAATTCACATTGCAGTAGCAACCGTTCACGGCTTGGATTACCTGTTAACCTGGAACTGTAAGCATATCGCAAACGCTCAAATCCAGGGAAAACTTGCAGAAATCAGTTTTGATTTCGGATACGAGTTACCGATCCTTTGTACGCCTTATGAACTACTAGGAAATTAA
- a CDS encoding GTPase family protein: MPASDETNKAINRNESLVTEILKIVDNLPNFVPLKGDIQEKLNDLRSAMQGLRAPRIMVIGRSRSGKSSLINAICGLKVAEVSDTKPETGEAEWKDYHHDGVDLLHILDTRGLHEAEAPRKADSAKYPFDSIMQAVNKECPDVVLFICKATEVHSGSQQDIDMCTLILTEIQKKYRRDLPVIGVLTKCDELSPPRVTLPTKNERKNRNIDAEVQNFYGYLQQREKLRSHIKKVVPTAAYAEYEDGINGLILPDQDGRWNITELVETMIKYTPRETRGSLARMAHLAEIQLTAANTLVVACSGLSGAVSANPIPGAAIPAVAAIQTFMVMYIGWLSGREFSEQTVKDFVVTFGVGAGANAGMVGIADIALKFIPGWGSVLSAGASTISTKGLGDAAIAYFLNNGKAHY; this comes from the coding sequence ATGCCTGCTTCTGACGAGACAAATAAGGCGATTAACCGCAATGAATCTTTAGTAACAGAAATCCTAAAAATTGTTGATAATCTCCCAAACTTTGTTCCCCTTAAAGGCGACATTCAAGAGAAACTGAACGATTTACGTTCTGCTATGCAAGGACTACGAGCGCCAAGGATCATGGTAATAGGTCGCTCTAGATCTGGTAAATCATCATTAATTAATGCAATATGCGGGTTGAAAGTTGCAGAAGTGAGTGATACAAAGCCCGAGACAGGCGAGGCTGAATGGAAAGATTATCATCACGACGGCGTTGATTTACTACATATTCTGGACACACGTGGTTTACACGAAGCAGAAGCTCCGAGAAAAGCCGATTCAGCAAAATATCCATTTGACAGTATCATGCAAGCTGTAAACAAAGAGTGTCCAGATGTTGTTCTTTTTATATGCAAGGCGACAGAAGTTCATAGCGGTAGTCAACAAGATATTGATATGTGTACATTGATTCTCACGGAAATTCAGAAGAAGTATAGACGGGATTTGCCCGTAATTGGAGTTTTAACCAAGTGTGATGAATTATCTCCTCCACGGGTTACTTTGCCGACAAAAAACGAGAGAAAAAATCGCAATATTGATGCAGAAGTTCAAAACTTCTATGGTTATTTACAACAGCGAGAGAAGTTGCGATCTCATATAAAAAAAGTTGTTCCAACCGCTGCATACGCTGAGTATGAAGATGGTATAAATGGTTTGATACTTCCTGACCAGGACGGCCGATGGAATATCACTGAATTAGTAGAAACAATGATCAAATATACGCCAAGAGAAACACGCGGCTCTTTGGCACGAATGGCACACCTTGCAGAGATTCAACTCACTGCTGCTAATACACTTGTTGTAGCCTGTTCGGGCTTGAGTGGCGCTGTCTCTGCAAACCCGATACCTGGTGCAGCAATACCAGCGGTTGCAGCTATTCAAACTTTTATGGTGATGTATATCGGTTGGCTCAGTGGTCGGGAGTTTTCGGAACAAACAGTCAAAGATTTTGTGGTAACTTTCGGAGTAGGTGCTGGTGCAAATGCTGGAATGGTGGGCATCGCTGACATCGCTTTGAAGTTCATACCTGGTTGGGGAAGCGTGCTGTCTGCGGGAGCTAGTACAATTTCTACAAAGGGTTTGGGCGATGCAGCAATCGCTTATTTTCTCAATAACGGTAAAGCCCACTATTGA